A region from the Halobellus litoreus genome encodes:
- a CDS encoding phosphoribosylanthranilate isomerase, whose product MVRVKICGVTNESDLRAVDTAGADAVGVIADVPVDTPREVSLDEARDLVGAAPPFLTTTLVTMPDTVADAVDAAVRVEPDVLQLHGDFDPEELDAIRTDVAADLVAVVDAADPERARTVAPAVDAVLVDSVDESGAGGTGETHDWAATAEVAATLDAPVILAGGLSPENVAEAVDAVDPYAVDVASGVERAGGRKDRDAVRAFVANALGAGAEREDGNGDGQPRAEGVSP is encoded by the coding sequence ATGGTCCGGGTGAAGATCTGCGGCGTGACGAACGAGTCAGACCTGCGAGCCGTCGATACCGCCGGCGCGGACGCCGTGGGCGTCATCGCAGACGTCCCGGTCGACACGCCGAGGGAGGTGTCGCTCGACGAGGCGAGAGACCTCGTCGGCGCCGCACCGCCCTTCCTCACGACGACGCTCGTGACGATGCCCGATACCGTCGCGGACGCCGTCGACGCGGCCGTGCGGGTCGAGCCGGACGTGCTCCAGCTCCACGGCGATTTCGACCCCGAAGAACTGGATGCGATCCGCACAGACGTCGCCGCCGACCTCGTTGCGGTCGTCGACGCCGCAGACCCCGAACGCGCTCGCACCGTCGCGCCGGCGGTCGACGCCGTTCTCGTCGACTCCGTGGACGAGTCGGGCGCGGGCGGAACCGGCGAGACCCACGACTGGGCGGCGACCGCGGAGGTCGCGGCGACGCTCGACGCGCCGGTGATCCTCGCCGGCGGGTTGAGCCCCGAAAACGTCGCCGAAGCGGTCGACGCCGTCGACCCGTACGCCGTCGACGTCGCCAGCGGCGTCGAGCGGGCCGGCGGACGGAAGGACCGCGACGCCGTCCGCGCGTTCGTCGCGAACGCGCTCGGCGCGGGAGCGGAGCGCGAAGACGGGAACGGGGACGGACAGCCCCGGGCCGAGGGGGTGTCGCCGTGA
- the trpE gene encoding anthranilate synthase component I, with amino-acid sequence MTDATTGEADATAATKLSRSRESFVADVAAATERADGPVVAHVTAEIPDVTPLTAYAALAGRSDYGFLLESAEKTPSSDPAGAFAPAHATTDRHARFSFVGYDPDAVVTVDPDGVDVERLGGRAAEYVAAADESETTRDSTDRDVLDRLRSAFPTLPRVGFPDDDRQQLRGGLVGFLAYEAVYDLWLSEVGVERPETETPDAQFVLTTKTLSFDHAEDAVSLVLTPVVGPDDDPGAVYDDLRAEAADVSSTLADATPPETGGFVRSGESAGPQAEYEAAVRKTKEHVLDGDIYQGVISRVRELRGEVDPLGLYEALRDVNPSPYMYVLRHDDRHIVGASPETLVSVRGDRVVSNPIAGTCPRGTSPVEDRRLAGEMLADGKERAEHTMLVDLARNDVRRVSEPGSVRVEEFMNVLKYSHVQHIESTVTGTMAGSDALGRADGRAADAFDATRATFPAGTLTGAPKVRAMEIVDELERVPRGVYGGGVGYYSWSGDADFAIVIRTATVDRSGDEDVITVRAGAGIVADSDPTAEYEETEQKMDGVLTAVERIEEESDSSEASDDDDAGSDTNDDATPDDQTVSGEVSR; translated from the coding sequence GTGACCGACGCGACGACCGGCGAGGCCGATGCGACGGCGGCCACGAAGCTCTCGCGCTCCCGCGAATCGTTCGTCGCGGACGTCGCGGCGGCCACGGAACGGGCGGACGGGCCGGTCGTCGCGCACGTGACCGCCGAAATTCCGGACGTGACGCCGCTGACAGCCTACGCCGCGCTCGCGGGGCGGAGCGATTACGGCTTCCTCCTCGAGAGCGCTGAGAAGACGCCGTCGAGCGATCCGGCGGGCGCGTTCGCTCCGGCGCACGCCACGACGGACCGCCACGCCCGGTTCTCGTTCGTGGGCTACGACCCGGACGCGGTCGTCACCGTCGATCCGGACGGCGTCGACGTCGAGCGGCTGGGGGGGCGGGCAGCGGAGTACGTCGCCGCGGCCGACGAGAGCGAAACTACACGTGACAGCACCGACCGCGACGTCCTGGACCGACTTCGATCGGCGTTCCCGACGCTGCCGCGGGTCGGTTTCCCGGACGACGACCGCCAGCAGCTCCGGGGCGGCCTCGTCGGGTTTCTGGCGTACGAGGCCGTCTACGACCTCTGGCTCTCGGAGGTCGGCGTCGAGCGCCCCGAGACGGAGACACCGGACGCGCAGTTCGTGCTCACCACGAAGACGCTCTCGTTCGATCACGCCGAGGACGCCGTCTCGCTCGTTCTCACTCCCGTAGTCGGTCCCGACGACGATCCGGGCGCGGTCTACGACGACCTCCGCGCGGAGGCCGCGGACGTGTCGTCGACGCTCGCGGACGCGACCCCGCCCGAGACGGGGGGATTCGTCCGGAGCGGCGAGTCGGCCGGGCCGCAGGCGGAGTACGAGGCGGCCGTGCGGAAAACGAAAGAACACGTCCTCGACGGCGACATCTACCAGGGCGTCATCTCTCGCGTCCGCGAGCTCCGCGGCGAGGTCGACCCCCTGGGCCTCTACGAGGCGCTTCGGGACGTCAACCCCTCGCCGTATATGTACGTCCTCCGGCACGACGACCGCCACATCGTCGGCGCGAGCCCCGAAACGCTCGTCTCCGTCCGCGGGGACCGCGTCGTGTCTAACCCGATCGCGGGGACGTGCCCGCGCGGGACGAGCCCCGTCGAGGACCGTCGCCTGGCCGGGGAGATGCTCGCCGACGGGAAGGAGCGCGCCGAGCACACGATGCTCGTCGACCTCGCCCGAAACGACGTGCGTCGCGTCTCCGAACCGGGTAGCGTCCGCGTCGAGGAGTTCATGAACGTCCTGAAGTACAGCCACGTCCAGCACATCGAGTCGACCGTGACCGGAACGATGGCCGGAAGCGACGCTCTGGGACGGGCGGACGGCCGCGCCGCCGACGCGTTCGATGCGACCCGCGCGACGTTCCCGGCCGGCACCCTGACCGGCGCGCCGAAGGTCCGCGCGATGGAGATCGTCGACGAACTCGAACGGGTACCGAGGGGCGTCTACGGCGGCGGCGTCGGTTACTACTCGTGGTCCGGCGACGCCGACTTCGCGATCGTCATCCGGACGGCGACGGTGGATCGCAGCGGCGACGAGGACGTCATCACGGTGCGCGCGGGTGCGGGAATCGTCGCCGACAGCGATCCGACCGCCGAGTACGAGGAGACCGAACAGAAGATGGACGGCGTGCTCACGGCGGTCGAGCGGATCGAGGAGGAGTCCGACTCGTCCGAAGCGAGCGACGACGACGACGCGGGATCAGACACGAACGACGACGCGACGCCGGACGACCAGACGGTCTCCGGGGAGGTCTCCCGATGA
- a CDS encoding adenosylcobalamin-dependent ribonucleoside-diphosphate reductase, with protein sequence MSEKNVRAGELELPVKRTDGDALEERLTANAYHNILPARYLRKDANGDPVESQEDLFPRVAKNVALAEAVFEAEKRDVDITVTPEQLKPDHPRRDELAEEVFGTGVTADSETETSLSVYNVNKFAYDTVVPDLPGEIRSEVEAKREEFETLMEDLSFMPNSPTLMNAGDELQQLSACFVDSPEDDIDDIHQTAKEAAQVFQSGGGMGYAFWRLRPYGDAVGSTGGIASGPITFMRTYDQLCETIAQGGARRGAQMGVMRVSHPDVIQFLHAKNKDVSLAHTLRLNDPDDFTHNSFKDALEEARELIDDEGRVPKHLRNAVEGHLSNFNISVGVTDDFMEALFEGEEFTFTNPRTEEPHVATPETKELYDMFGLGEHVEVGEVLSVPAQKLWDQIVDGAHENGEPGVIYLERVNKQHSFDVEEHPEHRILATNPCGEQPLEEYEACNLGHINLSTLVDLDAPDWRVWYDAHGDEYDAFEDAVDAFLSEAVDWEEFDYRIDRGTHFLENVVTMSDFPVPEIEQKVRDMRKIGLGVMGLAQLYIQLGIQYGTEAGNEVARQLMTHINHESKWTSHELADERGAFNDWDDSKYANPTEYREWFEHHTGLDADEWDDGFPIRNHNTTTVAPTGTTSMVGNTTGGIEPIYNVAYYKNVSDDVQGDEMLVEFDDYFLRVLEANDIDVDAVKKEAQEQMAENEFDGVSSLSTVPDAISELFVVTGDLSGKQHAAVQCATQEGVDSAISKTCNFPNSASKEDMDEVYRYIYRNGGKGVTVYRDGTRSKQVLTTRAKNTDFADESEAAETLVEQIEEVFGGVEGFLENENVRAALDEEVDRLLSAADGETDLGKKRPRPDVLHGVTQRIDTGYGKLYVNINEDEHGQPFELFANIGNSGGFTASFTEALAKTISTALRSGVDPSEIASELQGIRSPKVAWDKGEQINSIPDAIGTAMRRYLDGEIEKGYPQQQNLTELSEESSADATPADHETDGGAAVDVGDVDVGPDAEQPSAPDDDATDDLLAAGESPECPECGSMSLYYSEGCKTCESCGWSEC encoded by the coding sequence ATGAGCGAGAAGAACGTGAGAGCCGGCGAACTCGAACTGCCCGTCAAGCGGACCGACGGCGACGCCCTCGAGGAGCGCCTCACCGCGAACGCGTACCACAACATTCTGCCCGCGCGGTACCTCCGCAAGGACGCCAACGGCGACCCCGTCGAGTCCCAGGAGGACCTCTTCCCGCGCGTCGCGAAGAACGTCGCGCTCGCTGAGGCGGTCTTCGAGGCCGAGAAGCGAGACGTCGACATCACAGTCACGCCCGAGCAACTGAAGCCCGACCACCCGCGTCGAGACGAACTCGCCGAGGAAGTGTTCGGCACGGGCGTCACCGCCGACTCCGAGACGGAGACGTCGCTGTCGGTGTACAACGTCAACAAGTTCGCCTACGACACCGTCGTTCCCGACCTCCCCGGGGAGATCCGTTCGGAAGTCGAGGCCAAGCGCGAGGAGTTCGAGACGCTGATGGAGGATCTCTCCTTCATGCCGAACTCGCCGACGCTGATGAACGCCGGCGACGAACTCCAGCAGCTCTCGGCGTGCTTCGTCGACTCCCCCGAGGACGACATCGACGACATCCACCAGACCGCCAAGGAGGCCGCACAGGTCTTCCAGAGCGGCGGCGGGATGGGCTACGCGTTCTGGCGGCTCCGACCGTACGGCGACGCGGTCGGCTCCACCGGCGGCATCGCCTCCGGGCCGATCACGTTCATGCGGACCTACGACCAGCTCTGCGAGACGATCGCACAGGGCGGCGCGCGCCGCGGCGCGCAGATGGGCGTGATGCGGGTCAGTCACCCGGACGTCATCCAGTTCCTCCACGCGAAGAACAAGGACGTCTCCTTGGCGCACACGCTGCGTCTCAACGACCCCGACGACTTCACGCACAACTCCTTCAAGGACGCCCTCGAAGAGGCGCGCGAACTCATCGACGACGAGGGGCGCGTTCCCAAGCACCTCCGAAACGCCGTGGAGGGCCACCTCTCGAACTTCAACATCTCCGTCGGCGTCACCGACGACTTCATGGAGGCGCTGTTCGAGGGCGAGGAGTTCACCTTCACTAACCCGCGCACGGAAGAGCCCCACGTCGCGACCCCCGAGACGAAGGAGCTGTACGATATGTTCGGTCTCGGCGAGCACGTCGAGGTCGGCGAAGTCCTGTCGGTCCCCGCCCAGAAGCTGTGGGACCAGATCGTCGACGGCGCCCACGAGAACGGCGAACCCGGCGTCATCTACCTCGAACGGGTCAACAAGCAGCACTCCTTCGACGTCGAGGAGCACCCCGAGCACCGGATCCTCGCGACGAACCCCTGCGGCGAGCAGCCGCTCGAAGAGTACGAGGCCTGTAACCTCGGGCACATCAACCTCTCGACGCTCGTCGACCTCGACGCCCCCGACTGGCGCGTCTGGTACGACGCCCACGGCGACGAGTACGACGCGTTCGAAGACGCCGTCGACGCGTTCCTCTCGGAGGCCGTCGACTGGGAGGAGTTCGATTACCGCATCGACCGGGGAACGCACTTCCTCGAGAACGTCGTCACGATGTCGGACTTCCCCGTGCCGGAGATCGAACAGAAGGTCCGCGACATGCGGAAGATCGGTCTCGGCGTGATGGGGCTGGCGCAGCTGTACATCCAGCTCGGCATCCAGTACGGCACCGAGGCGGGCAACGAGGTCGCCCGCCAGCTGATGACCCACATCAACCACGAGTCGAAGTGGACCAGCCACGAACTCGCCGACGAGCGCGGCGCGTTCAACGACTGGGACGACTCGAAGTACGCGAACCCGACCGAGTACCGAGAGTGGTTCGAGCACCACACCGGTCTCGACGCCGACGAGTGGGACGACGGGTTCCCGATCCGCAACCACAACACGACCACCGTCGCCCCGACCGGTACGACGTCGATGGTCGGCAACACGACGGGCGGGATCGAGCCGATCTACAACGTCGCCTACTACAAGAACGTCTCCGACGACGTTCAGGGCGACGAGATGCTCGTCGAGTTCGACGACTACTTCCTCCGCGTCCTGGAGGCCAACGACATCGACGTCGACGCCGTGAAGAAAGAGGCCCAAGAGCAGATGGCCGAAAACGAGTTCGACGGCGTCTCCTCGCTGTCGACGGTTCCCGACGCCATCTCGGAGCTGTTCGTCGTCACCGGCGACCTCTCGGGCAAGCAGCACGCCGCGGTCCAGTGCGCCACCCAAGAGGGCGTCGACTCCGCCATCTCGAAGACCTGTAACTTCCCGAACTCGGCATCGAAGGAGGATATGGACGAGGTGTACCGGTACATCTACCGCAACGGCGGCAAGGGCGTGACCGTCTACCGCGACGGCACGCGCTCGAAGCAGGTCCTCACGACGCGCGCGAAGAACACCGACTTCGCCGACGAGAGCGAGGCCGCCGAGACGCTCGTCGAGCAGATCGAGGAGGTCTTCGGCGGCGTCGAGGGCTTCCTCGAGAACGAGAACGTCCGGGCGGCGCTCGACGAGGAGGTCGATCGGCTGCTCTCGGCCGCCGACGGCGAGACCGACCTCGGCAAGAAGCGGCCGCGGCCGGACGTCCTGCACGGCGTGACCCAGCGCATCGACACCGGCTACGGCAAACTGTACGTCAACATCAACGAGGACGAGCACGGACAGCCGTTCGAGCTCTTCGCGAACATCGGCAACTCGGGCGGGTTCACCGCCTCCTTCACCGAGGCGCTCGCGAAGACCATCTCGACGGCGCTCCGCTCGGGGGTCGACCCGAGCGAGATCGCCAGCGAGTTGCAGGGCATCCGCAGTCCGAAAGTCGCCTGGGACAAGGGCGAGCAGATCAACTCCATCCCGGACGCCATCGGCACGGCGATGCGACGCTACCTCGACGGCGAGATCGAGAAGGGCTATCCGCAGCAGCAGAACCTGACCGAACTCTCCGAGGAGTCGTCGGCGGACGCCACGCCGGCGGACCACGAGACCGACGGCGGCGCGGCCGTCGACGTGGGCGACGTCGACGTCGGCCCGGACGCGGAGCAGCCGAGTGCGCCCGACGACGACGCGACCGACGACCTGCTCGCGGCGGGCGAGAGCCCCGAGTGCCCCGAGTGCGGGAGTATGTCGCTGTACTACTCCGAGGGCTGCAAGACCTGCGAGTCCTGCGGCTGGTCGGAGTGCTGA
- the trpD gene encoding anthranilate phosphoribosyltransferase, which translates to MTLQEYIERATGGEDLTQEESREAASLVFEDATEAQIGALLAALRAKGETETEIAGFAQGMRDAARTIQPDRAPLVDTCGTGGDDYNTINVSTTSAIVAAGAGAAVAKHGNYSVSSSSGSADVLEVAGADVEAEPPAVEEAIERDGIGFMLAPVFHPAMKAVIGPRKELGMRTIFNVLGPLTNPAGADAQVVGVYDEALVPVLARALSHMSVERALVVHGSGMDEIALHDETAVAEVDGDGIEEYAITPEEIGLDAAPIDAVAGGSPEENAADLRGIVTGEVTGAKRDIILANAGAAIYVAGIADSIDEGVEVAANAIDEDDAASTFSDLCEPIDAAVER; encoded by the coding sequence ATGACACTGCAAGAATACATCGAGCGCGCGACCGGCGGCGAGGACCTGACACAGGAAGAATCCCGCGAGGCGGCCAGTCTCGTCTTCGAGGACGCGACTGAGGCCCAGATCGGCGCGTTGCTGGCGGCGCTGAGAGCGAAGGGCGAGACCGAAACGGAAATCGCGGGCTTCGCGCAGGGGATGCGCGACGCCGCTCGGACGATCCAGCCGGATCGAGCCCCGCTCGTCGACACCTGCGGCACCGGCGGCGACGACTACAACACGATCAACGTCTCGACGACGAGCGCGATCGTCGCCGCGGGCGCGGGCGCGGCGGTCGCGAAACACGGCAACTACTCCGTCTCCTCCTCGTCGGGGAGCGCCGACGTCCTGGAGGTCGCCGGCGCGGACGTCGAGGCCGAACCGCCCGCCGTCGAGGAAGCTATCGAGCGCGACGGGATCGGCTTCATGCTCGCCCCGGTCTTCCACCCGGCGATGAAGGCGGTCATCGGGCCACGGAAGGAACTCGGGATGCGGACGATCTTCAACGTGCTCGGCCCGCTGACGAACCCCGCGGGCGCGGACGCCCAGGTCGTCGGCGTCTACGACGAGGCCCTCGTTCCGGTGCTGGCCCGCGCCCTCTCGCATATGTCCGTCGAGCGCGCGCTCGTCGTCCACGGCTCCGGGATGGACGAGATCGCACTGCACGACGAGACCGCCGTCGCGGAGGTCGACGGCGACGGGATCGAGGAGTACGCCATAACGCCCGAAGAGATCGGACTCGACGCCGCGCCGATCGACGCCGTCGCCGGCGGGTCGCCCGAGGAGAACGCGGCGGACCTCCGCGGCATCGTGACCGGTGAGGTGACGGGAGCCAAGCGAGACATCATCCTCGCGAACGCTGGCGCGGCGATCTACGTCGCCGGCATCGCCGACAGCATCGACGAGGGCGTCGAGGTCGCCGCGAACGCGATCGACGAGGACGACGCCGCGTCGACGTTTTCGGACCTCTGTGAGCCGATCGACGCCGCGGTGGAGCGCTGA
- a CDS encoding HVO_2523 family zinc finger protein, with translation MPGRPCPICERSMAHRHCKYVCPEHGVIYDCSDTFW, from the coding sequence CTGCCCGGCCGGCCGTGTCCCATCTGCGAGCGGTCGATGGCCCACCGCCACTGCAAGTACGTCTGTCCGGAGCACGGCGTGATCTACGACTGCAGCGACACGTTTTGGTGA
- a CDS encoding phytoene/squalene synthase family protein, with the protein MVEQEQIRQSKAIQRRTGKTFHLATRVLPERVRHPTYVLYAFFRVADEVVDAAETAPPEEQRRRLEELRRQALGREETDDPVLDAFAELRETYDISDADVEVFIDAMRSDIETDRYETYADLEAYMDGSAAAVGRMMTEIMETPQAERALPHATALGEAFQLSNFLRDVREDVVERDRIYLPRETLEKHGVSEEQILNFEYDASFREAMHEELERAEALYREGVEGIRHLPDDCQFAVLLAAVLYADHHREIRRRDCDVLSTTPSLSTSRKLFLLAKTRLYWAIERDPVAVFRRVSVVPYPDENESTRDQGHSGPATGRTWWPWPSGGVGRRLSGWLRSFTRGE; encoded by the coding sequence ATGGTCGAACAGGAACAGATCCGACAGAGCAAGGCGATCCAACGCCGGACGGGAAAGACCTTCCACCTGGCGACGCGCGTCCTCCCCGAGCGAGTGCGTCACCCGACGTACGTGTTGTACGCGTTCTTCCGCGTCGCCGACGAAGTCGTCGACGCGGCGGAGACCGCCCCGCCGGAAGAACAGCGTCGGCGACTCGAAGAGCTGCGTCGACAGGCGCTCGGCCGCGAGGAGACCGACGACCCCGTCCTCGACGCCTTCGCGGAACTCCGGGAGACGTACGACATCTCGGACGCGGACGTGGAGGTGTTCATCGACGCGATGCGCTCGGACATCGAGACGGATCGCTACGAGACGTACGCCGACTTAGAGGCGTATATGGACGGCTCGGCGGCCGCGGTGGGGCGGATGATGACCGAGATTATGGAGACGCCGCAGGCCGAGCGGGCCCTCCCCCACGCGACGGCGCTCGGCGAGGCGTTCCAGCTGTCGAACTTCCTCCGGGACGTCCGCGAGGACGTCGTCGAACGGGACCGGATCTACCTCCCCCGGGAGACGCTGGAGAAACACGGCGTCTCCGAGGAACAGATCCTGAACTTCGAGTACGACGCCAGCTTCCGCGAGGCGATGCACGAGGAGCTGGAGCGGGCGGAGGCGCTCTATCGCGAGGGCGTCGAGGGGATCCGACATCTCCCCGACGACTGCCAGTTCGCCGTCCTCCTGGCGGCGGTGCTCTACGCGGACCACCACCGCGAGATCCGGCGGCGCGACTGCGACGTCCTCTCGACGACGCCGTCGCTGTCGACGTCGCGGAAGCTGTTCCTGCTCGCGAAGACCCGGCTGTACTGGGCGATCGAACGCGACCCGGTCGCCGTCTTCCGTCGCGTCAGCGTCGTGCCGTACCCCGACGAGAACGAGTCGACCCGAGACCAGGGACACTCCGGTCCCGCGACGGGGCGAACGTGGTGGCCCTGGCCTTCCGGGGGAGTCGGCCGACGGCTCTCGGGGTGGCTGCGGAGTTTTACCCGGGGCGAGTAG
- the cruF gene encoding bisanhydrobacterioruberin hydratase, which yields MRDTDDDGAAGLGALTGRLPRSRAEWERRLERLVRENRFTISVFFPLNGIVLLLASAEGVLPAPLAFNGLLILLGTLVMRSPLVVGVLPITDRRAAAGVGALTLYAYGIEFLGVHTGVPYGEFFYGVDLGPIVGGVPLGLPVFFIPLVMNSYLLCLLLLGERAARAGVRLLAVIATVLTMDVVLDPGAVALGFWVYPGGGAFYGVPLSNYAGWVLSATVAVVALDWGYDRRALRARLDDCEFLLDDLVSFVILWGGVNAWFGNWIPVAFAALFGVGLLRTDRFDAPLAGIPLFGGRDAPSKR from the coding sequence ATGCGTGATACCGACGACGACGGCGCTGCCGGACTCGGCGCTCTCACCGGTCGGCTTCCGCGAAGCCGCGCCGAGTGGGAACGACGACTCGAACGGCTGGTGCGCGAGAACCGCTTCACTATCTCGGTGTTCTTCCCGCTGAACGGCATCGTCCTGCTGTTGGCCAGCGCCGAGGGCGTGCTCCCCGCGCCGCTGGCGTTCAACGGCCTGTTGATCCTCCTCGGGACGCTCGTGATGCGCTCGCCGCTGGTGGTCGGCGTCCTCCCGATCACCGACCGGCGGGCGGCCGCGGGCGTCGGCGCACTGACGCTGTACGCCTACGGAATCGAGTTCCTGGGCGTCCACACGGGCGTCCCCTACGGCGAGTTCTTCTACGGCGTCGACCTCGGACCGATCGTCGGCGGGGTCCCGCTCGGACTCCCGGTCTTTTTCATCCCGCTGGTGATGAACTCGTATCTCCTCTGTCTGCTCCTCCTGGGCGAACGGGCCGCCCGGGCCGGCGTTCGACTCCTCGCGGTGATCGCGACCGTGCTGACGATGGACGTCGTCCTCGACCCCGGTGCCGTCGCGCTCGGCTTCTGGGTCTACCCCGGCGGCGGCGCGTTCTACGGCGTCCCGCTCTCGAACTACGCCGGGTGGGTGCTCTCCGCGACGGTCGCCGTCGTCGCGCTCGACTGGGGGTACGACCGGCGCGCGCTCCGCGCCCGACTCGACGACTGCGAGTTCCTTCTCGACGACCTCGTCTCCTTCGTCATCCTCTGGGGCGGCGTCAACGCGTGGTTCGGCAACTGGATCCCGGTCGCGTTCGCGGCGCTGTTCGGCGTCGGTCTCCTCCGAACCGATCGGTTCGACGCACCGCTGGCGGGCATTCCGCTGTTCGGCGGTCGAGACGCGCCCTCGAAACGCTAA
- a CDS encoding winged helix-turn-helix transcriptional regulator, with amino-acid sequence MVRTQILVVTLLLVGAVAGPVAGAEAASEERVSATVDSEPIGVETTPVVSVEAKPVAGVEPKSVAVQGTTTVPTDWAHPHSLEEVASNLLTTVGTIESSPVMLAPIAGASRYGETETLDHETRERLFETVLDRPGIHLAGLADAVGEPLSTVRYHSRVLQSAGLIEAEKYRGYKRQFPVALDGPDRALQTALVSEAKRSVLLSVARTEPASVTSLAQELDRATSTVSHHLSQLETDGLVVRERNGETVETRVAPSVRDELGDGT; translated from the coding sequence ATGGTCCGAACCCAAATCCTGGTCGTCACACTTCTCCTCGTTGGAGCGGTGGCCGGCCCCGTAGCTGGTGCAGAGGCTGCCAGCGAGGAGAGGGTCTCCGCGACCGTAGACTCTGAACCGATCGGAGTCGAAACGACGCCGGTCGTCAGTGTTGAGGCGAAGCCGGTGGCAGGCGTCGAACCGAAATCAGTCGCTGTTCAGGGAACGACGACGGTACCGACGGACTGGGCACACCCGCACTCCCTTGAGGAGGTGGCGTCCAACCTCCTGACGACGGTCGGGACGATCGAGAGTTCGCCGGTGATGCTCGCGCCGATAGCCGGCGCCAGTCGGTACGGTGAGACGGAGACGCTGGACCACGAGACCAGGGAACGGCTGTTCGAGACAGTCCTCGACAGACCGGGTATTCACCTGGCCGGACTCGCTGATGCGGTCGGCGAGCCGCTTTCGACGGTCCGGTATCACAGCCGCGTGCTCCAGTCTGCGGGATTGATCGAGGCGGAAAAGTACCGGGGCTACAAGCGACAGTTCCCGGTTGCGTTGGACGGACCCGATCGAGCGCTGCAAACGGCACTCGTCTCTGAGGCCAAGCGCTCGGTACTGCTCTCGGTAGCCCGCACAGAGCCGGCGAGCGTCACGAGTTTGGCCCAGGAGCTCGACCGTGCCACGAGCACCGTCTCTCACCACCTCTCGCAGTTGGAGACGGACGGGCTCGTGGTTCGTGAACGGAACGGTGAAACCGTCGAGACGCGGGTGGCCCCGTCGGTCCGCGACGAGTTGGGAGACGGGA
- the trpG gene encoding anthranilate synthase component II, whose product MTVRLLVVDNFDSFTYNLVEYFSEQRIDGERVEVLVRKNTADLDELRDLDPDAIVISPGPGHPKNERDVGVTIDVLTTLSETVPTLGVCLGLEAAVYAYGGEIGHAPEPIHGKAYPVDHDGRGVFAGLDQGFQAGRYHSLVATSVPDCFEVSATTAHAVSDGERGADRAATDGTTDDARSTDLVMGVRHREFPIEAVQFHPESVLTGVGHDVVRNFLEAYVRPAESETTAQV is encoded by the coding sequence ATGACGGTCCGCCTGCTCGTCGTCGACAACTTCGACTCGTTCACGTACAACCTCGTGGAGTACTTCTCCGAACAGCGGATCGACGGCGAGCGCGTGGAAGTGCTCGTCCGCAAGAACACGGCCGATCTCGACGAACTCCGCGATCTCGACCCCGACGCCATCGTCATCAGTCCCGGTCCGGGTCACCCGAAGAACGAGCGCGACGTGGGCGTCACCATCGACGTCCTCACGACGCTCTCTGAGACGGTTCCCACGCTCGGCGTCTGTCTCGGCCTCGAAGCGGCCGTCTACGCTTACGGCGGCGAGATCGGACACGCGCCGGAACCGATCCACGGGAAGGCCTACCCCGTCGACCACGACGGCCGCGGCGTGTTTGCCGGTCTCGATCAGGGCTTTCAGGCCGGGCGCTACCACTCGCTGGTCGCGACGAGCGTCCCCGACTGCTTCGAGGTGTCGGCGACGACGGCACACGCGGTTTCGGACGGCGAGCGAGGGGCTGACCGAGCGGCAACCGACGGGACGACGGACGACGCCCGGTCGACGGATCTCGTGATGGGCGTCCGCCACCGAGAGTTCCCGATCGAAGCCGTCCAGTTCCACCCGGAATCGGTGCTCACCGGCGTCGGTCACGACGTCGTCCGGAACTTCCTCGAGGCGTACGTTCGCCCCGCCGAATCGGAGACGACGGCGCAGGTCTGA